A genomic window from bacterium includes:
- a CDS encoding M24 family metallopeptidase, protein MLSHEFGAVRGALDNGAHFGRLTGTPYYADAVYDRFSDGEQRRRLAAARAKMARLGLDGLIACGGPNHWSYGAGVFWLTNHREWHALSVYLYVPREGEPTLVYGMGGTHIEATRRAVAVRDVRPASAGQFGDVLARVAREHGHAGGRIGIAVIDPRYGDYLPINQYQRLAAELPDARLELVGDFFHELLVIKSPEEQGRVRKAGELCVRALRAVRDAARPGVAEYELRAAAASAILAGGGELDFLIIGSTPMDEPSMVFGNPRPSARRLRTGDLILNELAAGYEGYTAQIGIPVCVGRPAGHVRRMWDEVVRPGFDRLAEELRPGNTFEAMQRHTRVFRDLGYQSRPIVMHGIDLTSHHPDVRVDGVHADPEDRVMRPGMELMLEPNPITADGLLGLFYGHTFLITDTGRELVTGGLPADLLVADG, encoded by the coding sequence GTGCTCTCCCATGAGTTCGGCGCCGTGCGGGGCGCCCTCGACAACGGCGCCCACTTCGGTCGTCTCACCGGCACGCCGTACTACGCGGACGCGGTCTACGATCGCTTCTCCGACGGCGAACAGCGGCGCCGCTTAGCCGCCGCCCGCGCGAAGATGGCCCGGCTCGGCCTCGACGGCCTCATCGCGTGCGGCGGGCCGAACCACTGGAGCTACGGCGCGGGCGTCTTCTGGCTGACCAACCATCGTGAGTGGCACGCGCTGTCGGTGTATCTCTACGTGCCGCGCGAGGGCGAGCCGACGCTCGTCTACGGGATGGGCGGGACTCACATCGAGGCGACCCGCCGCGCGGTCGCGGTGCGCGATGTGCGGCCGGCGTCCGCCGGGCAGTTCGGCGACGTACTGGCCCGCGTCGCGCGCGAGCACGGGCACGCCGGCGGGCGGATCGGGATCGCGGTGATCGATCCCCGGTACGGTGACTACCTCCCGATCAACCAGTATCAACGCCTCGCCGCCGAGCTGCCGGACGCGCGGCTCGAGCTGGTGGGCGACTTCTTCCACGAATTGCTGGTGATCAAGAGCCCGGAGGAGCAGGGGCGGGTTCGCAAGGCCGGTGAGTTGTGCGTGCGGGCGCTCCGCGCCGTGCGCGACGCCGCGCGTCCCGGGGTCGCGGAATACGAACTCCGGGCCGCCGCGGCGTCCGCGATCCTGGCCGGAGGCGGCGAGCTGGACTTTCTGATCATCGGCAGCACGCCGATGGACGAGCCGTCGATGGTCTTCGGCAACCCGCGGCCGTCCGCGCGGCGCCTCCGTACCGGCGATCTGATTCTGAACGAACTCGCCGCCGGGTACGAGGGGTACACGGCGCAGATCGGGATTCCCGTCTGCGTGGGTCGGCCGGCCGGCCACGTGCGCCGGATGTGGGACGAGGTGGTCCGCCCGGGCTTCGATCGGCTGGCCGAGGAACTGCGGCCCGGCAACACCTTCGAAGCGATGCAGCGGCACACGCGCGTCTTCCGCGACCTCGGATACCAGTCCCGGCCGATCGTCATGCACGGGATCGACTTGACCAGCCATCATCCGGACGTCCGCGTCGACGGCGTGCACGCGGACCCCGAGGACCGCGTGATGCGCCCGGGCATGGAACTGATGCTCGAGCCTAATCCGATCACGGCCGACGGGTTGCTCGGGCTCTTCTACGGGCACACCTTCCTGATCACGGACACGGGTCGGGAACTCGTGACCGGCGGGCTGCCGGCGGACCTGCTGGTGGCCGACGGTTGA
- a CDS encoding type II toxin-antitoxin system PemK/MazF family toxin — MARILRGDIYWADLNPVRGSEQAGRRPVLVLSHDVFNDRSGTVIAVALTGQPQRAGFPLTLKLESTNLPQPSWVKVSQVRTLSTERLGRRLATVSSEELAQVIEGLFELVG, encoded by the coding sequence ATGGCCCGAATCCTAAGGGGTGATATCTACTGGGCGGATCTCAATCCGGTCCGCGGCAGTGAACAGGCAGGGCGTCGTCCCGTTCTCGTCTTGAGCCATGACGTCTTCAATGACCGCTCCGGCACCGTCATTGCAGTTGCCCTCACCGGCCAGCCCCAACGAGCGGGATTCCCGTTGACGCTAAAGCTCGAAAGCACCAACCTCCCGCAACCCTCGTGGGTCAAGGTCAGCCAAGTCCGCACGCTGTCTACCGAACGTCTTGGCCGGCGCTTGGCGACCGTGTCGTCAGAAGAACTGGCTCAAGTAATCGAGGGCCTGTTCGAACTCGTCGGCTGA